The window TACTTTTCCAGAGGACCCGTGGTAGCACTGATGGTATCCAGCACCCATTTGGGGGTGTGtccacagtgctgtgctggcagcaaatCCCACCAGAGTGAGCACAGTCAGTGAAGaggctcctgcagagcaggggggcCCAAACAGAACACTCACACCAGGACccagtcccagcagcagcaaagccactcTGCAGGTGCAGTCAGAGTCCTGGATGCTGCCTCTGAGCACAGTTCTGACCCAGGGACAACCTCGTGGGGAGCAGTTCTAAGAAGTCAACAGACAACAGGACTCAACACCTCACTGGGTGGAGTCTTCTGCAGTCATGAATGTTAAGGGTTGGAATAGATCAAAGCTCCTCTATTCCcaatctccctgccatgggcagagacacctcccaccagcccaggctgctccaagccctgtccaatctggccttggacactcccagggatggggcagccacagcttctctgggcacctgtgccagggcctgcccaccctcacagggaacaattttttcctaacatctaatctaaccctgctctctgtcagtttgaacccattcccccttgtcctgtcattccagTTCCTGAGGAACAGTCCTCCTCCTTGCAGCCCCTTCAcacactggaaggtgctctgaggtGTCCACacaaccttcccttccccaggctgagcagccccagctctcccagcctgtctccataggggagctgctccagtccTGTTACCAACTTTgtgccttctctggactcgATCCAACAGTTTCATGTCCTTTGTATATTGGGGACATCAAAACTGCTCACAGTGCTGCAGTCAAACAACATTAACTGATCAGATCCACCCCTGACTCTGACAGACATTCTGTGAAACAGGCATAAGTTCTAAAGAAACAACTGTCACACTCAGGGCTTACCTTGCTGGGAATTTCTTTAGCTCACACCCTGTAAGAGACCCAGTCCTTGCTGAAACCACATTTTATATGCAATGTTTCTATTATATGCACGTCTCAatcacaacaaaaaaatcttttgcttCCTGGAGCTCTTTTTTTGGTTGCTGTGTGAGATTCTGACCACACCTTTCCTAGCAGTTTTGCTGGTTGGTAATAAGTTGTCACACATGACTTTCTAAAAGAACAGTCACTGTAGTTGCAGAAATCATTTCTGCCACTTACCAGGATATTATGACCACGAACATTCCTCCACTTGGTCAAGGGTTCCTTCAAAACCTTGTTAAAAAGAATTGATCCCTGTTAAACATGTTTTAGATGCAATACACTTTATGTGACTCTACAAGTCTACAACTACTTTTAAGAAATACTCATTCAGTAAGGCAGAGTATTCACAACTTGTATTGGAAACCTCATCCCTCTTAAAAAAACAGCACTGAATCCTGTAACACGAAAGGTAATAACAAAAActccaaaaatataaaaatatcaatATACCACATCATCTTAGCACTTTTAAACTGCCAAAGTTAAAGACCTAATGAGTCTGGATAGACTTTCACTTTTTTGAGTCCAAAGCAGTCCCATGTAAGGGAAAGAATGGCTTAGCAGAGTACTGACTGCACTTCAACGACCTGCCCTTTGCCTCACAAATTCATTTCTCAGAAAGTAACACCTGGCAGGAGGAGGCTCAAACTGCTGTCATgttagttttcattttattgttgTGTTCTAACAAACAAAATGTATTCAAAACATTTACTCAGAAAAGCTTCTACCCTGAATAGGTAAAATCACACGAGACTAAAACTCCAACCAAACTGCAGAGCAGGCCTAAGAGAGTTAATGAGCAACTCAGAAAATGTTGTACTATATGCAAATTAAAGTCTGCTATCCTTTGGGTTAACAGTTAATTATTCCCCTGTTAAATTACCAAATACCATCTGGTAACCCAGCATTTCCATGAGGACTCCTGAAACTCACTATCACATGTGTTGCCAGGTCTGCTGGGGAAAGGATTAGTATCTGTTGTACACAAACCCAGTTGTTCACTTTGTACACAAACCCAATTGTTCACTTTGTACACAAACCCAATTGTTCACTTTGTACACAAACCCAATTGTTCACTTTGTACACAAACCCAATTGTTCACTGAGGTTTGATCTcgattttctttaaaatacaacaAGCCTGCCCTTCCCCTAATCTTGTTCTTAGCAACATGAAATCAAATACTGTGTCAGTCTAAGAGATCTCCAGAAACAGTTCTAAcagattttccatttttcaaaaaAGCCATTTATTCACTGGGATCTGAGTTATGTGACATCAGTAGTTTTACATCCTTACTGCTTTACTTTGCTTGTCACAAGACACACCTAAGATTTCAGTGACATGGACTGCAAACAGGCAAACAGGCCCAACCCTTGTGGTTTGCTGGTGCTTTGGAGGGACAAGCTCTGACCCACAGGTTTTACTGATATTTTGGCATCCAGTactttattgctttcttttctgcaatTTGACTATAAAAAGTTGGGGATGGGGAGGCACCTCCATAAGGCCCTGGCTCACAACCTGCTGCTCCCTTCTCATGCCCCTGAGGATGACACTTCCAAACTGCCACTTCTGTGCAGGACAGGCAACTGCTGAATGATGGAAATAATGACAAAGAACTGTACATCCAGTACCTCAATGCTGGTAGTTTGTGCAAAATAATCCAGGCATGTTGTTTTTCCACTTGCAATGTTCCCCTCGATACAAATCTGATGAAAAACAGAGTCACTGTGAGAACAGCAGTGAGCAGTTTGTGAAAATGCACCCTCCCCACATCAGCAGGCCAGTTCCTCACACTGTGAAGAATTTATTTCCTGGGAAGGATTGGTTAAACCTTAAGAGGCACTACCATTGTTATTTTCAGAAACTTGAGCAACTAAAATAAACCAAGAGTTTTTTTCAGATGTCTTAAACTAATTTATAGCTTCAAGTGATTAGAtttcaaatgaataaaaaacCACCCACCACCTCCCAGGGAGGATCATGTATCAGGTAATGGCAACACACAACAGTGACCCCAAATATACAAATGCTCAGGTTATAATGAGATTAGAATGAAAGAGGCTGCACATTTTACATTGTTTAcagaacaaaatgcaaatacttACAACCCTCTTTCTATCATCTTTCTTTATCAGAAGTTTATCTAGAATGGAAACAAACACCAGTTAAAATCAAGGAGGTCTTCATATCTTAGTTACAGTGAGCTTCTCAATGTGAGCCCCTCTGTGAAGTTTTGAAGTTCTGTGTTGCTCAGTGTGACTACTTTCTAAATGACCAACCTGCCAGGTGTAGGGTCATGTAACAGACACCTGTGGCACAGACTGACACAGCCAGTTCACCGCTGTCCTTGGCACTACCAGAGTCCAAGGGTGAGTGTCCCTACTTTGGCCAGACTTTTcttcccctgctgctcctcagcgGGTCTGGCCGGGGAAAGAGCCCACGGCAAGGGCGGGGATTCCAGGGCAGCTTCAAGACAAGCAGCTCAGGTGCCCTACACCTCAAACTGCGGTGTAAAACCTGGGCAAGCCCTGCTGGGGTTACGAGACCCCGCAGGGCACCGAGCGGGCAGTGATGAGAGGGCAGCGTGGGTGGGCAGAGAGGGCAGCGTGGGTGGGGGAGAGAGGGCAGcgtgggagggggagagagggcagcgtgggagggggagagagggcaGCGTGGGTGGGGGAGAGAGGGCAGcgtgggagggggagagagggcaGCGTGGGTGGGGGAGAGAGGGCAGCGTGGGTGGGGAGAGAGGGCAGcgtgggagggggagagagggcagcgtgggggggggagagagggcaGAGTGGGTGGGGTGCACGGCGAGGATGAGCCGGAGCCCCGGTGGCTGacccggccctgcccctgccagggtCTGACCTGATCGTGTACCCCAACCCCGAGGGTCTGCCCCGCTCCTGTTCCCCCGGATTTATCACACCGAGGGTCTGCCCCGCCACCCGCCCGAGCCGCCCCAGCCCCCGGGCCGCGCACAGGGCCGGGGCCGAGCCCGGtgccgctcccgccccgcacTCACGGCCAGCGCTGCCGCGGGGCCCGAACAGCACACGGGGCCCGTTCCCGCCCGCCGAGGGCCCCGGGGCCGCACTGCCCgcgccccgccggccccgcgcccAGGCCGCGCCCCTCCGCCACATGGCCcagccccgccgggcccgccccggcccTTCCGCCGCCGCGCCCGCACTTCCTCCAACCCGCGCTGCGGGCGGGGACGGGCCCGCCCAGCTCCGGCATCGGCaccgccccggggccgcccaGCTCCGGCATCGGCaccgccccggggccgcccaGCTCCGGCATCGGCaccgccccggggccgcccaGCTCCGGCATCGGcaccgccccggcccgcccAGCTCCGGCATCGGCaccgccccggggccgcccaGCTCCGGCATCGGcaccgccccggcccgcccAGCTCCGGCATCGGcaccgccccggcccgcccAGCTCCGGCATCGGCACCGCCCCGTGGCCGCCCAGCTCCGGCATCGGCaccgccccggggccgcccaGCTCCGGTATCGGcaccgccccggcccgcccAGCTCCGGCATCGGCaccgccccggggccgcccaGCTCCGGTATCGGcaccgccccggcccgcccAGCTCCGGCATCGGCaccgccccggggccgcccaGCTCCGGCATCGGcaccgccccggcccgcccAGCTCCGGCATCGGCaccgccccggggccgcccaGCCCCCGCCCAGCCGCCGCCCCGTGCCAGCGCCATGGCGGGGCTGAAGCTGGAGCTGGATCGCGCCTACCCCCGCTCCCCACGGGGCGCGCTGAAGATCGTCCGAGCGGTAGGCCGGGGGGACacggccggggcggggggcagGGGCATTATCGGGCCGTGTCCCGGGGCATTGGGCTGTGTCCGGGGGGTCCCCGGCCTGGCCCAGCACTGACCCCCCGCCCGGCCTGTCCCGCAGCTCGTGGCACTGGTCACATTCCTGTGCTTTGTGGCCTCGAGTGCCCACGAGGCCTACACGGCGCTGGCCGGCCTGGAGACAGGAATCACcgtcctgttcctgctgctctaCCTGCTCAGGCTCGACGCGAGAATGCCGTGGCTGTTCTGGCCGCTGGCTGTGAGTACCCAGGGGCCTTGgctggggtgctgtggggctcGCCGAGAGTAcctgtgtgcccagctgtgAGATGTGCCCTGGCTGTGAGTACTGATGAGCAGGCTGAGAGTACTGATGTGCTCTGGCTGTGAGCATCAAAGCTCTGGCTGTGAGTGCTCGTGTGCCCTGGCTGAGAGTACTGATATATCCTGGCCATGAGTACCAATGCCCTGGCTGTGAGTACCATGCTCTGGCTGTGAGTGCTCATTGTGCCCGGGCTGTGAGTAACCAGTGCCCTGGCTGTGAGTGCTCATTGTGCCCAGGCTGTGAGTACCATGCTCTGGCTGTGAGTACCATGCCCTGGCTGTGagtgctcctgtgccctggctgtgagTTACCAATGCTCTGGCTGTGATGTGCCCTGGCTGTGAGTACCATGCCCTGGCTGTGAGTAACCAGTGCCCTGGCTGTGAGTACCATGCCCTGGCTGTGAGTAACCAGTGCCTTGGCTGTGAGTACCATGCCCTGGCTGTGAGTAACCAGTGCCCTGGCTGTGAGTACCATGCTCTGGCTGTGAGTACCAATACCCTGGCTGTGAGTACCAATACCCTGGCTGTGAGTACCATGCCCTGGCTGTGAGTACCAATGCCCTGGCTGTGAGTACCATGCCCTGGCTGTGAGTACCAATGCTCTGGCTGTGATGTGCCCTGGCTGTGAGTACCATGCTCTGGCTGTGAGTACCATGCCCTGGCTGTGAGTACCATGCTCTGGCTGTGAGTACCATGCCCTGGCTGTGagtgctcctgtgccctggctgtgagTACCATGCTCTGGCTGTGagtgctcctgtgccctggctgtgagTACCATGcctgggctgtgggcactggCTGGCGTGGATCTGAAGGGATCACCTGTCAGAAGGGTCATTGTCAGGCAGCTCAGTGACTGTTTCTATAGAGCCAAAGCAAACCCCAGTGTCCCATGGATGCCGAAGCAGATGTTCCTAGCAGAGTGTTCTGGTCCATCAGCTCTGGATGGCTGGCTAGATCTGGTAACAGCCCCTCCCATAATGGGCATTGTTCACTCCCTGTACAGCACCGTGCTGTGCATCCTGCACATCACAGACCAGGCTCACACTTCCACTCAAATATTGACGAGTTCTTTTACCTCCCTTTTGTACATCTATTTCCTGCAGTGTGCCAAGAGTAGCCAAGTTGCATAAATttgattgaaaagaaaaaaaaggtaaaatgagGAAGTTTTATCACAAACGCTTTTTTTCGCATCAAACCGCTGGGTGTCAGTGTCGGTCTCGCACGGATATTGCTGTAACTGACGCTCACAGCAAGGCAGCCGTTTGTAACGAGCTGTACCTTGTTGGGAACTCTCCACATTCTTCTTCAGGTATgttcagaataaatattttgcttccaCTGGCTGTTTCAGGATATTTTCAACTCGGTGATTGCAGCATTGTTCCTCCTCGTTGTGTGCTTGTTTGCAATAATAGTCAAGACCAACAAGGGGACATTGGCTGGAGGAGTAAGTAGGAACATTGTTAATGAATTTGACTTCTTAAAGTGCACATGATTTGAACCTCTTGGTACAGTTACATTGTGGTGGGACCACGAAAACAACGGTCTTGAAAGAACAGACTCATCAGTGGCAAACAGAAGTGAATGCACATTCAGTGTATCTCACTAAATAATCCTCATCACTAGCAATTTAAAGATATTACAAGATCTAGGAGTGACTACAGAGAAGCACCAGCACTGAAAACTAGAGTTAAACTAATCTGAGTAACCTGCATTTACTTCCACCGCTTGAAATCCCAGGTGGGAGAATCCATAGCTCTTTTAGGACAATCCAATTTGGTTAAAAAGAGTTGAAACTTTTTAACAGACATGCTGGTACCTCCCTCCTGACATGTACAGGAATCATCTCGGTTGAAAAGGGGTTTTGTTCATACTATGGTGGTAAGGTTTTTATGTTCCTAAGATCAAACCAGTTTAATAATTAAAGGAACaggtatttttaattcaaatggaAACTAATGTAATTAACATGAATAAACCATAAGGAGGGAAAATCTTTTTTAAAGTCTCTAGAAATACAAGGTAAGCTGAAATGTGACACACaaccaaaagaaaccaaagacCTGTCACAGGGGGGTTTCTAACTCAGCTTAGGAGACAGTGAGATGGGAAGCTGATGTCTTCATGGAAACAACATCCTAAGCAAAAGGGAGACTCTGATTAAGTAACTGGCTGTGCTGGAATAGAATTTATATCCTTAGTGGTGAAGGTAATAGAAATTAAAGGTGGGAGCAGGAGAATAAGCAGGTAGCTGGGAAAGCAAGTTTGGGCAGAACGTATGACATCTTTAATTCTGGGAGAAACAGAAGTGCCCCACAGTCTGTACTCCTGCAGCACAaactgccttgagctgtgctCTCCTTAGCATTACTGCCTCTGATCAGGTAATTCAGTGCTTGCATAAAAACCCCTTGTGCATGTGGGATCAGGCTGAAGGGCAGGAGCTCAGCAAATTAACTCAGCAAGGCCGTCCTGCAAACACATTTTCCCAGTTGCCTGCCCAAGGttgtctatttttttaaatacttatgtACATTTTCTTCAATTTGGAATATGTTTCCTGTTCAGAGCTTCAGAGGAGAGGAGCACTGTTTTTTCTGCTAGGATTGTTCCCATGAATTTAGACGTTTCTCTGGGCCAGTCCCATTAATTGAGCAATCCTTAAAGGGAAAGCAAGGCATTTCTTTAGGATAAAAGCATTGTCTGGCATAATGCAGCATTAGCTTAACTTTCAAGGAGAGCACCACACCAGCTCCAAGGCTTCACACAAACATCAGGCAGCTCTGTGAAAGGCTGATGGGATGTAAATATGGGTGTTATTCATCAGCTGTCTTGAATCACACACGTGTTTTGGAGGCCAGAACCAAGTTAGGAAGATGTGTTTACTGCTGCTTTGAGGAGCAGTAGATGAGTCACTACAGCAAAAGGTAGGGATTGTTAGGAGGAACTAATTACAGTTATTTTTATAGGTGTTGGGCCTTATCTTGCTTGTTCTCTGCGTTGTCGACGCAGTTCTTCTTTGCAAGAAGATTAGCCTTGATAGACCAAGAGGAAGGAATGCTCCTGCCAGATAAGATTGCCACGTGAAAGAATTCTTTCATTGATGGTTGTTTCACGACTGTCATTTAAAGAATTTGAATCTCCTATGAATTTCCTATGACTTGATGTATGTTTTTGCAAGTGTCATTTTTAAGGTTTTCATACATTTCCAAATGTAGTTTCAGCATTGCAGTTAAAGCTTCACAGAAAACTGCCCTGTTTTTCTAAACTTAATGACATTTTCACCTGTATGAAAATTTACTTCATGGTTGTCTTCTTTCTGCAATAAAAAGAAGATACAAATGGGCTTAAGTGCATTATTTAATATTACATATTCACTAAGTGTACTCTAAGTAAAAATGTAGTGTACCAGTAAACATCCTTAGGGACGGATTTTTCCACCCTTGTGCTCCCCAGttccccagctcagcctctgggccagtgccatgggaatcacagaatcatagaattgactgggttggaaaagacctccgagatcatcgagtccaacccttggtccaactccagtccctttaccagatcatggcactcagtgccacggccaagctcagtttaaaaacctccagggatggggaatccaccccttctctgggcagcccattccaatccctgagcactctctctgcaaagaagttttttctgctctccaacttcaatttcccctggcagagcttgagcccatcgtgcccccttgtcctattgctgagtgcctgggagaagagaccaacgcccacctggccagaacttcccttcaggcacttccagacagtgctgaggtcacctctgagcctcctcttctccaggctaaacacccccagctccctcagcctctccccacagcacttgtgctccagtcccttctccagcctcgttgctcttctctggccccgctccagcccctcaatctcttgcctcaactgaggggcccagaactgaacacaacactcaaggtgtggcctccccaaggcagagtccaggggaagggtcactgccctgggcctgctggccatgccagttttgatccaggccaggatcccattgaccttcttggccacctgggcacactgttggctcctgttaagcttcctgtccctcagtccccccaggtccctctgcctggctgctctccagccactctgtgcccagcctggagcgctgcagggggttgttgtggccaaagggcaggacccagcacttggccttattgaacttcatcccattggaatcagcccatccctcaaggCAAATGCTTGTCAGAGGCGTTTCGCTCCGAGGAATCTCGTGCTGCACTGTGGGGATGGTctcgctggccccttccagCCGAGCTGCTCCGGGATTTTGCGCTCCCTCCGTCCGGGATTCTGCGCTCCATCCGCTCGGCGTGGCTCGGGCAGGACCCGCAGAGCGCCCGGCGGGGCAGCGGCTGAGCCGAGCCCGGCACTGCCACGGGTCGGGGCCGACCCCGCGTCGGGGATGCTCAAACTTTTTTCACGTTTCCGCAGTGTCACGATTTCCGCTTCcctccttcagaaaaaaaaaaaaaaaaaggaagggaaaaaaaaatccacggCCAAGCGCCCAGCCtacccccagcccagcccagcccgagcccagcccagcccgacCCAGCCCATCCCACTCCGAGCCCATCCCGGCCCATCCCATCCCGGCCCGGCCATGGAGCAGCCCGAGCCCGAGGGCGCTCAGCCCGCGCTGCGGGCGCTGCTGCCGCCGCGGGAGTTCCTGCGCTCCCGCAAGGGAAGGCTCCTGCTCGCCGAGGCGGTAAGGCCGGGGCGGACCCGGGGCTGCGGGAACAGCCGGGGGCTCCGCTGTGCGGGACAGCGGGGGAAACAACCGGGGGAGACAAGGGGTGGAACCGAGCGGGAAACGGGGGGGAAACAACGGAGGGGAAACGGGAGCACGACCGCACCGGGTGGGGgaactgcagggctggaagcGAAATTGGCTGAGTTAGAGACCAAAAGGCTCGTCTCGTGAAGCTTCCACTGTCCCATTTGTGTTCCTGTATCAGAGATCCCTTTGCAGTGGCAGAGGCGCTGGGTTCGGTCAGCAGCGTGACTGGGAGCCGGGACAGCCCGTGCTGGTCTGGGGCAGAGCCCTGCCCGTGGGGCTGCTGTGTCCTCGGGGAGCCACTGGCCCgacccctgtccctgtccctgcccctgcccctgccccggcccctgccctgcccctgaactacccctgctcctgccccttccctgcccctgcccctgccctttCTCCTGCccgcccctgtccctgcccctgccctgcccctgcccctgcccctgtcccttctcctgccctgcccctgccctgcctcttctcttcccctgtccctgccctgccccggccctGTCCCAACCCTGCAGGACATgtcccaggtgtgcccaggtgggcagagagggtggtggcactggggctgtgccagccatggtgtggcagcaggaccagggcagggactgtcccctgtgctggcagtgctggggcatcTCCAcggctgtgcccagttctggccCCTCAgacaggagggacatggagtggctggagctgtgcagggcaggaacggagctgggaaggggacagagcagcaggagcagctgagggagctggggggtctcagtctggagaaaaggaggctcaggggggaccttttggctctgcaatccctgccaggagtggGGAGCCAGGGGGcgttgggctctgctccagggcacagggacaggaggagagggctgggccagggcaggggcagggggcacagcagcaggagtttctccatggaaagggtggtcaggcactggaaggggctgcccagggaggtttggagtgcccagccctggaggtgcccaatgCAGGActgaccatggcactcagtgctctgggctggggacaaggtgggcatcgggcacaggatgggctccatgggctccatgagcttttccaacctcagtgatcaTGGGATCCTTACTGGGAAAGTGCCCAATAATGAGCAAATAATGATCACTAGAAACAAAGATGATCTGGCAATGGAAACAGTGCTGTCCCAGAAGTGCACCAGGGTTTTCCTTTGGGTGCATGTTCTGAGATCTGTGGTAATTACAGCCATTTGGGGGGACAATTCCTGGAATTTCTCTTGTAAAGCCTTAAAGCCTGACAGCTGAAACCCACGTGGCAGGGAGAGAGATCACGTACCCCACGGGGAGTATTTCACAATAGAATTTAACTTCTGAGTAGAAAGCCAGTTGAATGAAATTAGATCTTCGGTATAATTTTTGCTAGAAACAATGATAAATTTAAACACTAAGTTTTCTGTCATTTTAGCTGGACTTTGGACATCAGGTAGTCAAATACCAGGGCAGCCCAAACTAGTAGTCAAGTCCATGGAGTGCTGTTTAGTGCAAAGTGTGTCTGGGTATCCACTGTGCGAGCTCAGGGAAGGAAACAAGGAAACTCAAGCAAGagcaagggaaggagaaggcagaACTGTTCATGGCCAGGTGGTGGGGACCAGCCCTGAGGGTTTGTGAGGCTccaggcactgccctgtggcagagcacagggagatgGGAGGCTGGCTTTGAGAGGAAAAAGCTTTCACTCGGGAGCTGAGGGTGACTGCTGTGGTGGGGAAGCCTCGGGCTGGGTGG is drawn from Pithys albifrons albifrons isolate INPA30051 chromosome 12, PitAlb_v1, whole genome shotgun sequence and contains these coding sequences:
- the LOC139677401 gene encoding chemokine-like factor, producing MAGLKLELDRAYPRSPRGALKIVRALVALVTFLCFVASSAHEAYTALAGLETGITVLFLLLYLLRLDARMPWLFWPLADIFNSVIAALFLLVVCLFAIIVKTNKGTLAGGVLGLILLVLCVVDAVLLCKKISLDRPRGRNAPAR